The following are encoded in a window of Roseimaritima ulvae genomic DNA:
- a CDS encoding efflux RND transporter permease subunit, with protein MLDSIIRFSLRYRMLVLVVSLAVLVYGSYLATQMSIDVFPDLDRPRVVIITEAPGLATEEVETLVTQPIEIALMGASGVQAVRSQTTAGLNVIYVEFDWSTQIRFARQTVQERLTTLEGILPEGIRPQMTPPSSIMGQIVIAGIYRQAGPSGGRLAQLGSSSRMAELVTGDDQLPQILVWEPGDRHDLQTWQRVEPQQVDWQPGSSDGRQPQPPPVGTATVQIDGETLTAEFHSDAKRQLELRTVADWIIRPRLLKVTGVAEVFMQGGDRKQYQILLDPTALLEYNVTVQDVEQALRESNINTSGGFAITGETERPIRILGRLGPGSEAVIEDLKAVPIVKHPKRAVLLEQVARVVEGPELKRGDGSIDGHPGIVFTTVKQPHVDTRELTENVASAFAEVEASLPADIVINSELFRLKNFIDRGIFNVAEALVIGATLVIIVLFLFLLNFRTTFITLTAIPLSLVLTTLVFRLISWIGGTELSINVMTLGGIAVAMGELVDDAIVDVENIFRRLKDNNRAGRPQAPIRVVYEASKEIRSAILFGTAVVILVFLPLFALSGVEGRLFAPLGFAYIVSILASFLVSLTVTPVLSYYLLPQSNATHREQDGLLLRGLKSAASYFIRLSMAMPAALLALTWLLVILAGWQMARLGRNFLPPFDEGSVQVNVTLPPGSSLQASNQVSGTIDAVFQSMQKTPQNPDGQILHFVRRTGRAEMDEHASPVNFGEYILSMNPEADTHREQILAVLSARIRDEAPGVDIEVEQPLAHLISHMVSGVYAQIAIKIYGDDLGVLQRTAEQVKSSIQDIPGITPPVVEPIRETSELHIALRAQDLALYGLTRQYVADVLQTALQGEVVSQVLEGQRRFDLLVRLEETHRTDYANLGRLRIDLPHSEGQRERGQIELREVADIGEGFGPNSINRENARRRIVIRCNTQGRDLASAVAQIQSNVDQQVELPVGYFIEYGGQFESQQRATRLIIILAALSVVGMFVVLLLLFPSIRIVLQILNALPTAFIGGVLALVITQQNLTVASLVGFISLGGIAVRNGILLVTHYFHLMKEEGEGFTQSMILRGSLERLAPVLMTALTAGIGLIPLVLGGQEPGREILYPVATVILGGLTTSTFCEFLIHPGLFWKFSGRAAANLVEQSQSGVDPLAVVVGSPDPPGVVGGSPDPPDVVGGSPDPPDVVGRSPDPPTGTTLWAGLPTRPLPKP; from the coding sequence ATGCTCGATTCGATCATTCGCTTTTCGCTTCGCTACAGGATGCTGGTCCTGGTCGTCAGCTTGGCGGTGCTGGTGTACGGCTCGTACCTGGCGACGCAAATGTCGATCGACGTCTTTCCCGACCTCGATCGGCCTCGCGTGGTAATCATCACCGAGGCACCGGGACTGGCGACCGAGGAAGTCGAAACCCTGGTCACACAGCCGATCGAGATCGCCTTGATGGGGGCCAGTGGCGTGCAAGCGGTCCGCAGCCAGACCACGGCCGGACTGAATGTGATCTACGTCGAATTTGATTGGTCGACCCAAATCCGCTTTGCTCGCCAAACGGTCCAAGAACGTCTGACCACGCTGGAGGGCATTTTGCCCGAGGGGATCCGGCCTCAAATGACGCCGCCCTCCTCGATCATGGGGCAGATCGTGATTGCCGGAATCTATCGGCAAGCCGGCCCCAGCGGAGGCCGACTGGCCCAATTGGGATCGTCCAGCCGGATGGCCGAACTGGTCACCGGCGACGACCAGCTACCGCAGATTTTGGTGTGGGAACCCGGCGACCGGCACGATTTGCAAACCTGGCAACGCGTCGAACCGCAGCAGGTCGATTGGCAGCCCGGCAGCAGCGACGGACGGCAACCGCAACCGCCCCCGGTAGGTACGGCAACCGTGCAGATTGATGGCGAAACGCTGACCGCTGAATTCCACTCGGACGCCAAACGCCAGCTGGAACTACGCACCGTGGCGGACTGGATCATTCGTCCGCGGCTGCTGAAGGTGACCGGGGTTGCCGAAGTCTTCATGCAGGGCGGCGACCGCAAACAATACCAAATTCTGCTCGATCCCACGGCGCTGCTGGAATACAACGTCACGGTTCAAGATGTCGAGCAGGCGCTGCGGGAAAGCAACATCAATACCAGCGGTGGCTTTGCGATCACCGGCGAAACCGAACGTCCAATCCGGATCCTGGGACGTCTCGGCCCGGGGTCGGAAGCGGTCATCGAGGATCTCAAGGCCGTCCCGATTGTTAAACATCCCAAACGAGCCGTGTTGCTGGAGCAGGTCGCTCGGGTCGTTGAAGGGCCCGAACTGAAACGCGGCGACGGGAGTATCGACGGTCACCCGGGGATCGTATTTACAACCGTCAAACAGCCGCACGTCGATACCCGCGAGCTGACGGAGAACGTGGCCTCGGCGTTCGCAGAAGTCGAAGCATCGTTGCCGGCCGACATCGTGATCAATTCGGAACTGTTTCGCCTGAAGAATTTCATCGATCGCGGTATCTTCAACGTCGCCGAAGCGTTGGTGATCGGAGCGACGCTGGTCATCATCGTGCTGTTCCTGTTTCTGTTGAACTTCCGCACCACCTTTATCACGCTGACGGCGATTCCGCTTTCCCTGGTACTGACCACGCTGGTGTTTCGACTGATCAGCTGGATCGGGGGCACGGAACTTTCGATCAATGTAATGACGCTGGGTGGAATCGCCGTTGCCATGGGCGAGCTGGTCGATGACGCGATCGTCGATGTGGAAAACATTTTCCGGCGTCTGAAGGACAATAACCGTGCCGGACGCCCCCAAGCACCGATTCGAGTTGTTTATGAAGCCAGCAAGGAAATCCGCAGCGCGATCCTCTTCGGAACGGCCGTGGTGATCCTGGTGTTCCTGCCTCTGTTTGCACTTTCCGGTGTCGAAGGCCGATTATTTGCCCCCTTGGGATTTGCCTACATCGTTTCGATTCTGGCGTCCTTCCTGGTTTCGCTGACGGTCACGCCGGTGCTGTCGTATTATCTGCTGCCGCAGTCGAACGCGACCCACCGTGAGCAAGACGGGCTGTTGCTGAGAGGTTTAAAATCGGCGGCCAGCTACTTCATTCGGCTCAGCATGGCGATGCCCGCAGCCCTGCTGGCGTTGACTTGGTTATTGGTCATCCTGGCCGGCTGGCAGATGGCTCGATTGGGACGCAACTTCCTGCCCCCGTTCGATGAAGGTAGTGTGCAGGTAAACGTTACTTTGCCGCCAGGATCGTCGCTGCAGGCCTCCAATCAGGTTTCCGGGACGATCGACGCGGTGTTTCAGTCGATGCAAAAAACGCCGCAGAATCCCGATGGCCAGATTTTGCACTTCGTTCGTCGCACCGGTCGCGCGGAGATGGACGAGCACGCTTCGCCCGTCAACTTCGGCGAATACATCCTCAGTATGAACCCCGAGGCGGACACGCATCGAGAACAGATTCTGGCGGTCCTATCGGCGCGGATTCGCGACGAGGCCCCGGGGGTGGACATCGAAGTCGAGCAACCGCTGGCTCACCTGATCAGCCATATGGTCTCGGGCGTGTATGCCCAGATCGCGATTAAGATCTACGGCGATGACCTGGGTGTCCTGCAGCGGACCGCCGAGCAAGTCAAGAGCTCGATCCAGGACATTCCGGGCATCACGCCGCCGGTGGTCGAACCGATTCGCGAGACCTCCGAACTGCACATCGCGCTCCGCGCACAAGATCTGGCTTTGTACGGATTGACGCGGCAGTACGTTGCCGATGTGCTGCAGACCGCACTGCAGGGCGAAGTCGTCTCGCAGGTTTTGGAAGGCCAGCGGCGTTTTGACCTGCTGGTCCGTTTGGAAGAAACGCATCGCACCGATTACGCCAATCTGGGACGTTTGCGGATCGACCTTCCGCATTCCGAGGGCCAACGTGAACGAGGTCAGATCGAACTGCGTGAGGTTGCTGACATCGGCGAAGGTTTTGGACCGAATTCGATCAACCGCGAGAACGCTCGCCGTCGAATTGTGATTCGCTGCAATACCCAGGGACGCGACCTAGCCAGCGCCGTGGCACAGATTCAAAGCAACGTCGATCAACAAGTCGAGCTTCCCGTGGGCTACTTCATTGAATACGGCGGCCAATTCGAAAGCCAACAACGTGCCACGCGTTTGATCATCATTCTGGCTGCCCTCTCGGTGGTGGGGATGTTCGTCGTACTGCTGTTGCTGTTCCCATCCATACGGATCGTGCTGCAGATTTTGAACGCCCTGCCGACGGCGTTTATCGGTGGCGTGTTGGCGTTGGTCATCACGCAACAGAACCTGACGGTCGCCAGCCTAGTCGGTTTCATTTCACTCGGCGGGATCGCGGTCCGCAACGGGATCCTACTGGTCACGCATTACTTCCACCTGATGAAAGAGGAAGGCGAAGGCTTTACGCAGAGCATGATCCTGCGTGGCAGTCTGGAACGATTGGCGCCTGTGTTGATGACGGCATTAACGGCCGGCATCGGTCTGATCCCGTTGGTGTTGGGCGGCCAAGAGCCCGGCCGAGAGATCCTCTACCCGGTTGCGACCGTGATTCTAGGAGGCTTAACCACGTCGACGTTTTGCGAATTTTTAATCCACCCAGGGCTGTTCTGGAAATTCAGCGGCCGAGCGGCTGCGAATTTGGTGGAACAGTCTCAATCCGGTGTGGATCCCCTTGCCGTTGTGGTCGGGTCTCCCGACCCGCCCGGCGTTGTGGGCGGGTCTCCCGACCCGCCCGACGTTGTGGGAGGGTCTCCCGACCCGCCCGACGTTGTGGGCAGGTCTCCCGACCCGCCCACGGGCACGACGTTGTGGGCAGGTCTCCCGACCCGCCCACTGCCTAAACCCTGA
- a CDS encoding efflux RND transporter periplasmic adaptor subunit, whose protein sequence is MKPLSKRLLTTLAAATITMAVVAALWYFRDPLFNAGPAVETPSASTAASPNEKQTVLEISTQARKNLGLVALAARPQAYWRTVLIPGQIADRPGLSDRGVTSPAVGVVSQIHAYPGDTLQANQPLFTLRLFSEYLQNTQSELFKASREIELIQQQIERLAAAAQRGAVPETRLIELRNQLSRQNTLIQAYRQDLLTRGLAPAQIEQVANGTFVSTIEVSTPPVTDQTASLFPTGGEPVQLVNFEAAADAAIVYEVQDLKVELGQQVQAGQVLASLANHQSLYVVGHAFKREALHLEQAAQQRRPLRIEFVEDAEADWPALEQTFLIRHLSNSIDPASRTLDFFVPLQNQSRSFSDQNNTFVVWRFRPGQRARIYVPVEKYEDVFVLPSEAVVREGPEAYVFRQNGDLFKQLPVHVVHEDRDSVVIANDGSITPGVFLAQNSAASLNRVLKAQSASGEQPGLHVHPDGTVHAAH, encoded by the coding sequence ATGAAACCTTTATCAAAACGCCTGCTGACAACGCTGGCCGCTGCCACGATCACCATGGCGGTTGTGGCCGCGCTGTGGTACTTCCGCGATCCGTTGTTTAACGCCGGGCCTGCCGTGGAAACACCCTCGGCATCCACCGCTGCGTCGCCGAACGAGAAGCAGACGGTGTTGGAAATCAGTACCCAAGCTCGTAAGAATCTGGGGCTCGTCGCGCTGGCGGCGCGCCCACAAGCCTATTGGCGAACGGTGCTAATCCCCGGTCAGATCGCCGATCGGCCCGGACTATCGGACCGTGGGGTCACATCTCCAGCGGTTGGAGTTGTCAGCCAAATCCATGCCTATCCGGGCGATACGCTGCAGGCCAATCAACCCTTGTTTACGCTCCGCCTGTTCAGCGAGTACCTGCAAAACACACAGTCGGAATTGTTCAAAGCCAGCCGTGAAATCGAGTTGATTCAGCAGCAAATCGAACGTCTCGCGGCGGCCGCTCAGCGTGGCGCCGTGCCGGAGACCCGCCTGATCGAACTCCGCAACCAACTCAGCCGTCAAAACACGCTGATTCAAGCTTACCGACAGGACTTGCTGACCAGAGGGTTGGCTCCAGCACAAATCGAACAAGTCGCCAACGGCACGTTTGTCTCTACGATTGAGGTGTCCACGCCTCCCGTGACCGACCAGACGGCCAGCCTGTTTCCCACGGGCGGCGAACCGGTTCAGTTGGTCAACTTTGAAGCGGCTGCCGACGCTGCAATCGTGTACGAAGTGCAAGACTTGAAGGTAGAACTTGGCCAACAGGTCCAAGCCGGGCAAGTGCTGGCCAGCCTGGCCAATCATCAATCGTTGTACGTCGTCGGGCATGCTTTCAAACGGGAGGCCCTGCATTTGGAACAAGCGGCACAGCAGCGACGTCCCCTACGCATCGAGTTTGTCGAAGATGCCGAGGCGGATTGGCCTGCGTTGGAACAGACGTTCTTGATCCGACACTTGTCCAATTCGATCGATCCAGCCAGTCGCACGCTGGACTTCTTTGTCCCGCTGCAGAATCAGTCGCGATCCTTTTCCGATCAAAACAACACCTTCGTCGTATGGAGATTTCGTCCGGGCCAGCGAGCCCGAATTTACGTGCCGGTGGAGAAATACGAAGACGTGTTTGTGTTGCCCTCCGAAGCCGTCGTGCGGGAAGGCCCCGAGGCTTACGTGTTTCGACAAAACGGCGACCTCTTCAAGCAACTTCCGGTGCACGTGGTGCACGAGGACCGGGATTCCGTTGTCATTGCCAACGATGGCAGCATCACCCCGGGCGTGTTCTTAGCGCAAAACAGCGCGGCATCGTTGAATCGGGTTTTGAAGGCGCAATCCGCCAGCGGGGAACAACCCGGGTTACACGTTCACCCCGACGGAACGGTACACGCCGCTCATTAA
- a CDS encoding PAS domain S-box protein: MEPSRQPHPDPISDPHRLATLRATKLLDSAPDAAFDRLTALASKLLKCPASVVTLVDQHRQFFKSCVGLPEPWASRRESPLSYSFCRQTVLCDAPLIVQDSHTDDRVRDNPAVSEFGVRAYAGMPIRARNGDTLGSLCVFDAVPRDWTETELEILHELTTSVESEIELVALASREREQDQLLRVIIEKSPLAISVIDHDARVHLWNNAAEALFGYSAEEVLDKPLPIVPAEKKQECQSVRHDLAGGKTFQGISTYRCRRDQSIVHVKLAAAPLQGFDGESGRSLLIFDDVSEQVLAAQQREQMLQQLQEESSLTNALLDQLPAGVIVAEAPSGQILSVNERAHELVGRKIVERVDPEALALYVGYHTDGRRYEPDEWPLARTLLHGESVSNEDILFETADGSLRRLLISSKLIEYGHENQARAITTFTDVTELKELEAARHRSEEQAKQILASSHDSIKILDLEGRLLSMNRVGQRLHEIEDVEALLGRPWTDFWQGADKSSAAQAIQAAAAGRSGRFRGVRPTGKSNIRKWWDVVVTPITGEDGRPEQLLAISRDVTESVHAEEEREALIKREIQARQDAELARERYRNLVDGLDVIVWEADAQTWEFNFVSERAEQILGYPIEQWLFNPDFWPGIIHPDDRDSSVTLCRTACQECRDHDFEYRAITRDGRTVWLRDIVYVVPDDAGRPHHLRGVMVDVTSKKELEQELRERAEQLSEMDARKNQFLAVLAHELRNPLAPIGNAAELLQLCNQDPQQVAEIADILQGQVSQLIHLIDDLMDVSRITRGKIKLQRETVSIADVLKTSISSVRPVCHKRDHTLDAEIEPASGLSIAGDHVRLAQVFTNILNNACKYTPTGGTIKLRCGVIDDVVEISIEDDGIGISPQDAEGIFEMFTQVESSITRSQGGLGIGLTLVKQLVEMHHGTVRLDQDYRGPGSRFVVRLPVVQREQPKRPAPNASPCSQSLNVVVIDDIPAVATLLVKLIQALGHEAHMAHSAHDGIEMARARRPDVVFSDICMPDKSGYEVAQTLRKMPELCNSRIIAMTGNGQPEDVQQAREAGFDRHMVKPASIQVLRQLFDEIIAARAS; the protein is encoded by the coding sequence ATGGAACCATCTCGGCAGCCTCATCCAGACCCGATTTCGGATCCTCACCGTCTGGCCACTCTACGGGCGACCAAACTGCTCGATAGTGCTCCCGACGCGGCCTTCGATCGGCTTACCGCGTTGGCGTCCAAGCTGCTGAAATGCCCGGCTTCGGTCGTCACGCTGGTCGACCAGCATCGACAATTTTTCAAAAGCTGCGTGGGGCTGCCCGAACCCTGGGCATCGCGGCGGGAAAGTCCGTTAAGTTATTCGTTTTGCCGGCAGACGGTGTTGTGTGACGCTCCGTTGATCGTCCAGGATTCGCATACCGATGATCGCGTGCGGGACAATCCTGCGGTCAGCGAATTCGGGGTTCGGGCCTACGCCGGCATGCCGATTCGCGCCCGAAACGGCGACACGCTGGGTTCTCTGTGTGTCTTTGATGCGGTTCCGCGAGACTGGACGGAAACGGAACTGGAGATCCTTCACGAACTGACCACGTCGGTGGAATCCGAGATCGAATTGGTAGCGCTGGCCTCACGCGAACGAGAGCAGGATCAGTTGCTGAGAGTGATCATTGAAAAATCTCCACTGGCCATCAGTGTGATTGACCACGACGCGCGAGTGCACCTTTGGAACAACGCCGCGGAAGCATTGTTTGGATATTCGGCCGAGGAGGTCTTGGACAAGCCGTTGCCGATTGTGCCTGCGGAGAAGAAACAGGAATGTCAGTCTGTGCGTCACGACTTAGCTGGCGGCAAGACTTTTCAGGGCATTTCGACCTACCGTTGTCGACGTGACCAATCGATCGTGCATGTCAAACTTGCCGCGGCCCCGCTGCAGGGCTTTGACGGCGAGTCCGGTCGCAGCCTGCTGATTTTTGATGATGTCAGTGAGCAAGTGCTGGCGGCCCAACAACGAGAGCAAATGTTGCAACAGTTGCAAGAGGAAAGCTCGCTGACCAACGCCCTGCTAGACCAACTGCCCGCAGGCGTGATCGTTGCCGAAGCCCCCAGCGGACAGATCCTTTCGGTCAACGAGCGAGCTCACGAATTGGTGGGCCGAAAAATTGTGGAAAGAGTCGATCCGGAGGCGCTGGCCCTTTATGTCGGATACCATACCGACGGCCGTCGCTACGAGCCCGACGAATGGCCCTTGGCTCGTACGCTTCTTCATGGCGAGTCGGTTTCCAACGAAGACATCCTGTTCGAAACCGCGGACGGATCGCTCCGCCGACTGTTGATAAGTTCCAAGCTGATCGAATACGGACACGAAAACCAAGCCCGAGCGATTACTACCTTCACCGACGTGACGGAGCTGAAAGAACTGGAAGCGGCCCGTCACCGCAGTGAGGAACAGGCCAAGCAGATTTTGGCCAGCAGCCACGACAGCATCAAAATCCTCGACCTCGAGGGGCGATTGCTGTCCATGAACCGTGTCGGGCAACGGCTGCACGAAATCGAGGATGTCGAGGCGTTGTTGGGGCGCCCTTGGACCGATTTTTGGCAGGGAGCGGACAAAAGCTCCGCCGCCCAGGCGATTCAGGCCGCGGCAGCCGGACGGTCGGGAAGGTTTCGTGGCGTCCGTCCGACCGGCAAATCCAACATCCGCAAGTGGTGGGACGTGGTCGTAACCCCCATCACCGGTGAAGACGGACGCCCCGAACAACTCTTGGCAATCTCTCGAGACGTTACCGAATCGGTCCATGCCGAGGAAGAACGAGAAGCCCTGATCAAACGCGAGATCCAGGCCCGACAAGATGCCGAGCTGGCCAGAGAAAGATACCGAAACCTGGTCGATGGCTTGGACGTCATCGTCTGGGAAGCGGATGCCCAAACCTGGGAGTTCAACTTCGTTAGTGAACGAGCCGAACAGATTTTGGGTTACCCGATCGAACAATGGCTGTTCAATCCAGACTTCTGGCCTGGGATCATCCACCCGGACGACCGTGATTCTTCGGTCACTTTGTGCCGCACCGCCTGCCAAGAATGCCGCGATCACGACTTCGAATACCGTGCCATCACGCGAGATGGCCGGACCGTGTGGTTGCGAGACATTGTCTATGTGGTGCCCGACGACGCTGGGCGTCCTCACCATCTTCGCGGCGTGATGGTGGATGTCACGTCCAAGAAAGAACTGGAGCAAGAGCTGCGTGAACGAGCCGAACAGTTGAGCGAAATGGACGCTCGCAAAAATCAGTTCCTAGCCGTGCTGGCTCATGAATTGCGAAATCCCCTAGCTCCCATCGGCAATGCGGCCGAACTGCTTCAGCTCTGCAACCAGGACCCTCAACAGGTTGCCGAGATCGCCGACATCCTACAAGGCCAAGTCTCGCAACTGATCCATCTGATCGACGACCTGATGGACGTGTCACGAATCACGCGAGGCAAGATCAAATTGCAACGCGAAACCGTTTCCATCGCCGACGTCCTCAAGACATCGATCTCTTCGGTCCGCCCGGTATGCCACAAGCGGGACCATACTCTGGACGCCGAAATCGAACCGGCGAGCGGCCTGAGTATTGCTGGCGATCACGTTCGCTTGGCCCAGGTGTTCACGAACATCCTGAACAATGCCTGTAAATACACGCCCACCGGCGGCACCATCAAGCTACGTTGCGGCGTGATCGACGACGTTGTAGAAATTTCGATCGAAGACGACGGGATCGGTATTTCACCGCAAGATGCGGAAGGCATCTTTGAAATGTTCACCCAGGTGGAAAGTTCGATCACACGGAGTCAGGGTGGCCTGGGGATCGGCTTGACCCTCGTCAAGCAACTGGTGGAAATGCATCATGGCACCGTGCGACTGGATCAAGACTATCGGGGTCCAGGCAGTCGATTTGTGGTCCGGCTGCCTGTGGTGCAAAGGGAGCAACCGAAACGTCCTGCCCCCAATGCATCGCCTTGTTCGCAATCGCTAAATGTGGTGGTGATCGATGACATTCCCGCGGTCGCTACCCTATTGGTCAAATTGATCCAGGCACTCGGGCACGAAGCACATATGGCGCACAGTGCCCATGACGGAATCGAAATGGCGCGGGCTCGGAGACCCGACGTGGTGTTCTCGGACATCTGTATGCCAGACAAGTCCGGTTACGAGGTCGCGCAGACGCTGCGTAAAATGCCCGAATTGTGCAACTCCAGAATCATTGCCATGACCGGGAACGGGCAACCCGAAGATGTTCAACAAGCTCGCGAGGCGGGATTTGACCGGCATATGGTGAAACCGGCGAGCATCCAAGTGCTGCGTCAGCTGTTCGATGAAATTATCGCAGCCCGTGCCAGCTGA
- a CDS encoding alpha/beta hydrolase has product MRTHTIVAILLALATYGGSTAQETQRQAKAARGVKGAQYLETGGERKLEVVYKTVAGKDLKLDLYYPTDKRIDQCPVVVFTHGGGWAAGNRYKAAKGSFASVFATLIKQGIAVAPVTYRLAKKDSNVAMRDCVIDCKDAVRYLAKNSEALGLDPLRIGVMGDSAGGHLGQMLLLADPKQLPGDPALADVPYRMVAGVSWYGPCDFEKTDLFNHDDRAGFRDRFGPRILGSDSGPSDKTARYREVSPINYLRQDSPPLLMIQGDKDTTIPVKHAYHMQHKANQLQAPVEIMIIKNAGHNWRKVDAEIQPTRNEIIQRTVDFFLEHLGP; this is encoded by the coding sequence ATGAGAACCCACACGATCGTCGCCATCCTGCTGGCGCTTGCGACATACGGCGGATCAACCGCTCAAGAAACACAACGGCAAGCCAAAGCTGCGCGCGGGGTCAAGGGAGCCCAGTACCTGGAGACCGGCGGCGAACGCAAGTTGGAAGTCGTCTACAAAACGGTTGCCGGAAAAGACCTCAAGCTGGACCTATATTACCCCACGGACAAACGCATCGACCAATGCCCGGTCGTCGTCTTTACGCACGGCGGAGGCTGGGCCGCGGGCAATCGTTACAAGGCCGCCAAGGGATCTTTCGCAAGCGTGTTCGCGACGTTGATCAAGCAAGGGATCGCGGTGGCGCCGGTGACCTACCGGCTGGCCAAAAAAGACAGCAACGTAGCGATGCGTGATTGCGTTATCGATTGCAAAGACGCCGTGCGTTACCTGGCCAAAAACAGCGAAGCGTTGGGGCTTGATCCACTGCGTATCGGAGTGATGGGCGATTCGGCCGGCGGCCATCTGGGCCAGATGCTGCTGCTGGCCGATCCTAAACAATTGCCCGGCGATCCAGCTCTCGCGGATGTGCCCTACCGGATGGTTGCCGGCGTGTCCTGGTATGGCCCCTGCGATTTTGAAAAGACGGATCTGTTCAACCACGATGACCGAGCGGGTTTCAGGGATCGGTTTGGCCCCCGCATCCTCGGTTCCGACTCAGGGCCGAGCGATAAAACGGCCCGCTACCGCGAAGTCAGTCCGATCAACTACTTGCGGCAAGACAGCCCGCCGCTGCTGATGATTCAAGGTGACAAAGATACGACGATTCCCGTCAAACACGCTTACCACATGCAGCACAAAGCCAATCAATTGCAAGCGCCCGTTGAGATCATGATCATCAAAAATGCGGGACATAATTGGCGAAAAGTCGACGCGGAAATCCAGCCCACGCGAAACGAGATCATCCAGCGCACGGTGGATTTTTTCCTGGAACATTTGGGCCCATGA